One region of Chanodichthys erythropterus isolate Z2021 chromosome 19, ASM2448905v1, whole genome shotgun sequence genomic DNA includes:
- the mazb gene encoding myc-associated zinc finger protein, with product MDAAWSNFLFQTTPSQTQVEGTLQSELLPVHTTSPQTPPNEHIAPPPSTVDTAALNEDPVPVKPVSRTARAAHICSICSKQFKNSYNLRRHQSVHTGIRMKGGSQSQEAVAKESAERHTVPLSLLHLSIPQQQTQTLPPTAVLPPPHTQVLATQDGNDVAMESVASTVTALPPPTAVVMVTGEPVQRPVNQNPNPVRKNHACETCGKAFRDVYHLNRHRLSHSDEKPFSCPICQQRFKRKDRMSHHVRSHQGGVEKPYVCPHCAKAFSRPDHLNSHVRQVHSSERPFKCPTCESSFATRDRLRAHMIRHEEKVPCHICGKLLSAAYITDHMRVHNQSQHHSCHLCNRSFTTLTYLRVHAQKHHGQEWKESGGGFGTTGSGGVLVCQLCGVHCKTPTQLQGHMGTHNPPVSDPNPIITTTTTTTSEAVPGSTVTLCNMVSAPTMFVSGNTVVDLLVTDCSSIIPQPQS from the exons ATGGATGCCGCGTGGAGCAATTTTCTCTTCCAG ACCACACCTTCCCAGACCCAAGTGGAGGGGACCCTCCAATCAGAACTTCTGCCTGTCCACACGACCTCTCCTCAAACCCCGCCCAACGAGCACATAGCTCCGCCTCCATCGACAGTGGACACTGCTGCTCTCAATGAGGACCCTGTACCTG TGAAGCCAGTGTCCAGGACGGCTCGTGCGGCTCATATCTGCTCAATCTGCAGTAAGCAGTTCAAGAACAGCTACAACCTGCGGCGCCATCAATCCGTCCACACCGGCATCCGCATGAAGGGGGGCTCTCAGAGCCAAGAGGCCGTGGCCAAAGAGAGTGCAGAAAGACACACagtccccctctctctccttCACCTCTCCATACCCCAACAGCAAACCCAAACGCTGCCCCCTACTGCCGTGCTGCCCCCTCCCCACACACAAGTCCTGGCCACTCAAGATGGAAATGATGTTGCCATGGAGAGCGTGGCTTCCACTGTGACCGCCCTCCCTCCTCCGACTGCTGTTGTCATGGTAACAGGGGAGCCTGTACAG AGACCAGTAAACCAGAACCCCAACCCTGTGCGTAAAAACCACGCATGTGAGACCTGTGGTAAAGCCTTCAGGGATGTGTACCACCTGAACAGACACAGGCTCTCCCACTCAGACGAGAAGCCATTTTCCTGCCCGATCTGCCAGCAGCGCTTCAAGAGGAAGGACCGCATGAGCCATCACGTCAGATCCCACCAGGGAGGCGTGGAGAAGCCCTATGTGTGCCCACACTGTGCTAAAGCGTTCTCACG GCCTGATCATCTCAACAGTCATGTCAGACAGGTCCATTCTTCAGAACGACCCTTCAAATGTCCG ACGTGTGAATCAAGCTTTGCCACACGGGACAGGCTGCGTGCTCACATGATCAGACATGAAGAGAAGGTTCCGTGTCACATCTGTGGCAAACTGCTGTCTGCTGCATACATCACGGATCACATGAGGGTGCACAACCAATCACAGCATCACTCCTGCCACCTCTGCAACCGCA GTTTCACCACGCTGACGTACCTGCGTGTTCATGCTCAGAAGCACCACGGTCAGGAGTGGAAGGAGAGCGGAGGAGGCTTCGGCACCACAGGCTCTGGAGGCGTCCTGGTCTGTCAGCTTTGCGGTGTGCACTGCAAGACCCCCACACAGCTGCAAGGCCACATGGGTACCCATAACCCCCCTGTGAGCGATCCCAACCCCATCATCACCACCACAACCACCACCACCAGTGAGGCGGTTCCGGGGAGCACGGTCACCCTGTGCAACATGGTCTCGGCACCCACGATGTTCGTGAGCGGAAACACGGTGGTGGATCTGCTGGTGACCGACTGCTCCAGCATCATCCCGCAACCTCAAAGCTAG